From the Pseudodesulfovibrio indicus genome, the window CTCTACAGCGCGCACACCTCCCTGGACACGCGGCCCGACGGTCCCGCCTTCTGGCTGGGCCGGGAACTCGGGCTGACGGGCGGGCGGCTGCTGGAGGTGGAGCGCGCCGACACCCCGGTGGAGGCGTCCTTCTACTGCGAGGAGCCGATCTCCCGCGAGGCCGCCGACATCTGGGCCAATCACGAGGGCGTCCACTCCGTGGCCCAGAGCCGCACCGGCGAGGTCCGGCTGGTGGTGGACGAGGACCACTGGAACGAGGTGGCCTCGCGGATCGAATTTTCCCTGGGCAGGCGTCCCCTGTTCTACCTGCGCTCCCTGACCGCGCCGAGGAGCGAGGTCGGGTTCGGCGAGACCGGCGACCTGCCCGAGCCCATGGCGTTTTCCGCGTTCATGGACCGGCTGGCCGCCCTGACCGGAGGGTCGGGGCTGCGCTCGGCCGGGCCGCAGCCGGAGACCGTGGGCCGCGTGGCCTACTGCGGCGGATCGGGCGCGGACATGATCGCGGCGGCGGCCCGCGCGGGCGCGGACGTGTTCGTGACCGGGGACATGAAGTACCACGCGGCGGTGGAAGCCCCGGTCTGCGTGGTGGACGTGGGCCACTTCTCCTTTGAGGAGGAGATGATGCGCCGGTTCGCCCTGGAGCTGGGCGAGACCCTGGACGCCGAGGTCCGCTTTTTCGAGGGCGTGGACCCCTTCCGCCCGTATGTTGGTTAGCAGACACACTTTTTCGTGATTTCAAATAGACAGCGAGGTAAACCCATGTACCAGAAACAGATTGAACAGTTGATCGTCCTTCAGGAAGTGGACGACGAGATCCTTGAGCTCACTTCCGAGATCGAGCAGGCCCCCAAGGAGCTTACCGATCTTGAGGAGCAGATGGGCGAATTCGAGGAGCGTCGCACCCAGATCGACGAGAAGATGTCCATCCTCAAGGAGCAGAAGAAGAAGCTCTCCTTCGAGATCGAAGAGGACGCGGGCAAGATCAAGAAGTCCAAGAACAAGCTGATGCTCGTGGGCAACACCAAGGAATACCACGCCATGATGCGCGAGATGGATTCCCTGGAGAAGCTCAACCGCATGCGCGACGACGAGCAGGAGGCCGTGCGCGAGGAGCTGGTCCGCCAGGACGAGGCCACCCAGGCCCTGAACGACGAGATGAGCGGCGTGCAGGAACAGTACGACGCCCTCAAGACCACCCTGGACGAGCGGTTGGACAAGGCCAACAAGAAGCTGGAGACCCTGGTCCGCAAGCGCAAGAAGGCCTGCAAGGCCGTGCCGCCGCCGATCCTGGGCCGCTACGAATTCATCCGCGAGCGCATGGAACACCCGGTCATCGTGCCGGTGTCCGAGGGCGTGTGCGCGGGCTGCAACATCATGATCCCGCCGCAGGCCTACAACGACCTGCAGAAGGGCCAGCAGATCCTGAGCTGCCCCAACTGCCAGCGGCTGATCTACTGGCAGGCCCACGTGCAGCCCGCAGCCGAACAGCAATAGCAGACAAGTCTGGAGTCGGACGGGTCATCGCCGCGGCCTCACGGCCGGGGAGGAAAGTCCGGGCTCCGCAGGGCAGGACGCTGGGTAACGCCCAGGGGGAGTGATCTCCGTCAAGTGCAACAGAAAGCAGACCGCCTCCGGGGGTTCCCCGGCGGTAAGGGTGAAACGGTGGGGTAAGAGCCCACCGGCTGTCGCGGTGACGCGGCAGGCCAGGTGAACTCCGTCCGGAGCAAGACCGAATAGGACAGCGTTTGAGGCCGGCCCGGCCGAAGCTGTCGGGTTGGTTGCTCGAGCCGTCCGGTAACGGGCGGCCTAGATGAATGATGACCGCCCCGAAAGGGGAACAAAACCCGGCTTATGACCGGCTCCGACTTGTGATACCGCACGGGGGAGGCTTCCCCTCCCCCGTGCGCCCATTATCAACCCTGGGACCATGCGGGGACCATCGATGAACGACATCTGGGGCATCATCCTGGCCGCCGGCTCCGGCAGGAGACTGGCCGAAGCCTCGGGCGGCGAGCGCAAGCAGTACCTCGAATACCGCGGCGCGCCGCTGTTCTGGCACTCCGCCCGGACCTTCTCCCGCAATGCGGGGATCAAGGGGCTGGTCTTCGTGTTCCCGCCCGACGACGTCACGGCCATGGAGAAACAGGTCCGCCAGGCCTTCAGGACCGAGGACCTGGGCGTGAAGTGGGTCGTGACCGCGGGCGGCGAGCGCCGCCAGGACTCGGTCCGCAACGGGTTGGCCGCCCTGCCCCGCGACTGCGCGAGCGTGCTGGTCCACGACTCGGCCCGGCCCTTTTTCTCCCCCCGCATCCTGGCCGACCTGATCACCGCCCTTGAAAACGGCGCGCAAGGCGTCATCCCGGTCATCCCGGTGACCGACACGGTCAAGCGGGTGGACGGCGGGAAGGTGGCCGAGACCCTGAACCGCGCCGAGCTGGCAGCGGTGCAGACCCCCCAGGGGTTCGAGACCGCGATCCTGAAGGAAGCGCACGAGCGCGCCCTGGCCGAGGGCTGGGAGGTCACGGACGACGCCTCCATGGTGGAGCGGCTGGCCGAGGTGGTCACCGTCCCCGGCGAGGCCGCCAACGTCAAGATCACCGTCCCCGAGGACCTGAACCGGCTCAAGGACGCGCGGACCACGGTCCCGTGCGTGGGCTGGGGGTACGACGTGCACCGGTTCGGCGGCGAG encodes:
- a CDS encoding Nif3-like dinuclear metal center hexameric protein, which gives rise to MKIKDILSIFRQLAPEANQSAWDNSGVQVAGTLAETAKVAVTLEPTPEAVARCLDWGAGAVITHHPLYMKPKPPSAEGMYLDVLRRVIGAGAWLYSAHTSLDTRPDGPAFWLGRELGLTGGRLLEVERADTPVEASFYCEEPISREAADIWANHEGVHSVAQSRTGEVRLVVDEDHWNEVASRIEFSLGRRPLFYLRSLTAPRSEVGFGETGDLPEPMAFSAFMDRLAALTGGSGLRSAGPQPETVGRVAYCGGSGADMIAAAARAGADVFVTGDMKYHAAVEAPVCVVDVGHFSFEEEMMRRFALELGETLDAEVRFFEGVDPFRPYVG
- a CDS encoding zinc ribbon domain-containing protein, which translates into the protein MYQKQIEQLIVLQEVDDEILELTSEIEQAPKELTDLEEQMGEFEERRTQIDEKMSILKEQKKKLSFEIEEDAGKIKKSKNKLMLVGNTKEYHAMMREMDSLEKLNRMRDDEQEAVREELVRQDEATQALNDEMSGVQEQYDALKTTLDERLDKANKKLETLVRKRKKACKAVPPPILGRYEFIRERMEHPVIVPVSEGVCAGCNIMIPPQAYNDLQKGQQILSCPNCQRLIYWQAHVQPAAEQQ
- the ispD gene encoding 2-C-methyl-D-erythritol 4-phosphate cytidylyltransferase, producing MNDIWGIILAAGSGRRLAEASGGERKQYLEYRGAPLFWHSARTFSRNAGIKGLVFVFPPDDVTAMEKQVRQAFRTEDLGVKWVVTAGGERRQDSVRNGLAALPRDCASVLVHDSARPFFSPRILADLITALENGAQGVIPVIPVTDTVKRVDGGKVAETLNRAELAAVQTPQGFETAILKEAHERALAEGWEVTDDASMVERLAEVVTVPGEAANVKITVPEDLNRLKDARTTVPCVGWGYDVHRFGGENDRPMVLGGVNIPGGPTIVAHSDGDVLLHALADAILGTFGGGDIGTHFPDNDPNFDNANSGMLVREVLTMAERAGTRIVHADLTVITQVPRLAPHSALIARNAARLLGLEPHQVNFKATTEEKLGFTGEKKGIKAVASVTGLKEL